The Pseudoalteromonas tunicata genome segment TTTAATGGGCCCAACAGCTGCAGGAAAAACTGATCTTGCAATTGATTTATGCCAACATTTATCAACCGAAATTATCAGTGTTGATTCAGCACTTATCTACCGCAATATGGATATTGGTACTGCGAAACCAAACGCGAGTGAACTTAAAAGTGCTCCGCACCGTTTAATAGATATATTAGATCCAAGCGAGAGTTACTCGGTAGCTGATTTTCGTCGTGATGCCTTAGAGCATATCACGCAATTACACCAACAAGGCAAAATCCCAGTTCTTGTCGGTGGGACTATGATGTATTTTAAGGCGTTGCTAGAGGGAATTTCTCCTTTACCTGAGGCTGATGCAGCAATACGTCAGCAACTTGAAGCAGAAGCTCAAATGTATGGTTGGCCTCATTTACATCAAGAATTAGCAAAAGTAGATCCTGAAGCGGGGCTTAGGATCAAAGCAAATGATTCTCAGCGCATTAATCGTGCGTTAGAAGTTTACCGATTAACAGGTAAAACCATGACTGAGCTACAAAAAGTAAAGTCCGAGCCTTTACCTTTTAACGTGTTACAATTTGCCATAGCGCCGTCAGATCGTAGCGTTTTACACCAACGAATTGAAAAAAGATTTAAAATCATGCTCGAGCAGGGTTTTGAAACCGAGGTTAAGGCCTTATATCAAAGAGATGATTTACATCCAGCTTTACCCTCTATCCGCTGTGTGGGGTATCGTCAAATGTGGGATTATCTAGACGGTTTAGTTGAGTACGATGAAATGGTTTTTCGTGGCATCGCAGCGACCCGTCAATTAGCAAAGCGTCAACTGACTTGGTTGCGTAGTTGGCCTGACGTAACTTGGTTAGAATCAGGTGCTGAAGAAAACTTGCAACGTGTGTTAAGTTCGCTAAGCTATTAGAGAGATTGTAGTAAAACTAGTTGAAATCTTTACAGATTAATAATTATATAAAAACACCTAAATCGAAGGAAAATAATAATGGCAAAGGGCCAATCTCTACAAGATCCGTTTTTAAATGCACTGCGTCGCGAGCGAATTCCAGTGTCAATTTACTTGGTAAATGGTATTAAACTACAAGGTAAAGTTCAGTCATTTGACCAGTTTGTAATTCTGCTCGAAAACACAGTAAATCAGATGGTTTACAAACATGCTATCTCTACCGTCGTTCCTTCTCGACCTGTTACTTTAGATGCAACACGTACAGATACGCCAGAAGCTGATGGTGAAGATGCTGGTAATTTTTAATTTAGGAGCATAATGCTTGTTTGACCGTTATAAAGCTGGTGAACAGGCTGTCTTAGTCCATATCGAGTTTCCAAAAGAAGGGGATCGCGAAGATCTTCAGGAACTTGAAATGTTAGTTTCTTCCGCAGGTGCTAATTGTTTGGCGATTGTGCAAGGCAGTCGCCAATCACCTCATCCAAAGTTTTTTGTGGGTACTGGTAAAGCTGAAGAGATTGCTGAGGTTGTCCAGTTACATCAGGCTGATGTTGTTATATTTAATCATGAACTTTCTCCTTCCCAAGAGCGAAATTTAGAGCGCATATGTCAGTGTCGAGTGTTAGATCGCACGACTTTGATTCTGGATATTTTTGCCCAACGAGCACGGACCCATGAAGGAAAGCTACAAGTTGAATTGGCGCAACTTCGCCATATCTCAACTCGTTTAATCCGAGGCTGGACACACTTAGAAAGGCAAAAAGGGGGGATCGGATTGCGTGGCCCGGGTGAAACCCAATTAGAAACCGATCGCCGTTTAATTCGCGATAAAATTAAAACAATTTTAAAACGGCTTGATAAAGTAGCCAAGCAACGAGAGCAAGGGCGCAGGGCTCGAACACGAAATGAAAT includes the following:
- the miaA gene encoding tRNA (adenosine(37)-N6)-dimethylallyltransferase MiaA yields the protein MDSLPVIFLMGPTAAGKTDLAIDLCQHLSTEIISVDSALIYRNMDIGTAKPNASELKSAPHRLIDILDPSESYSVADFRRDALEHITQLHQQGKIPVLVGGTMMYFKALLEGISPLPEADAAIRQQLEAEAQMYGWPHLHQELAKVDPEAGLRIKANDSQRINRALEVYRLTGKTMTELQKVKSEPLPFNVLQFAIAPSDRSVLHQRIEKRFKIMLEQGFETEVKALYQRDDLHPALPSIRCVGYRQMWDYLDGLVEYDEMVFRGIAATRQLAKRQLTWLRSWPDVTWLESGAEENLQRVLSSLSY
- the hfq gene encoding RNA chaperone Hfq gives rise to the protein MAKGQSLQDPFLNALRRERIPVSIYLVNGIKLQGKVQSFDQFVILLENTVNQMVYKHAISTVVPSRPVTLDATRTDTPEADGEDAGNF